The Spiroplasma clarkii genome has a window encoding:
- the rnpA gene encoding ribonuclease P protein component, translating into MKNQYIIKKNHHFQNIISNKKYIKSPSFVIYYFIDDKKRFKYGVSVGKKLGNAVFRNKVKRQIRQMVRGLLPDIKEKKAQIIIMARVPITKMTFEQNLNELKNSLNKIR; encoded by the coding sequence ATGAAGAACCAATATATCATAAAGAAAAACCACCATTTTCAAAATATAATAAGTAATAAAAAGTACATTAAATCACCATCATTTGTGATTTACTACTTTATTGATGATAAAAAAAGGTTTAAATATGGGGTTTCAGTGGGAAAAAAACTAGGAAATGCTGTATTTAGAAATAAAGTCAAAAGACAAATTCGTCAAATGGTAAGAGGTTTATTGCCTGATATCAAAGAAAAAAAAGCCCAAATTATTATTATGGCTAGGGTGCCAATTACAAAAATGACTTTTGAACAAAACCTTAATGAATTAAAAAACAGTTTAAATAAAATAAGATAA